In Gossypium arboreum isolate Shixiya-1 chromosome 5, ASM2569848v2, whole genome shotgun sequence, a single genomic region encodes these proteins:
- the LOC108485578 gene encoding uncharacterized protein LOC108485578 isoform X1 — protein MESQRGPLLSLAYFCQGKTMEELRYSLFYTTMELEQTRMAVQEELRKRDDQLIQLKELLSKAIRERDEAQEKCQRLFLEKLLLHQLQQQQQQKQQVSPLSGVSGVEDERIKGIDSNNGFSSSDCEGSIVSSPVLDPTQPPQLPPQGLPPQSMPQTTMELVPDKPLPEKGKLLQAVMKAGPLLQTLLLAGPLPQWRHPPPPLESFEIPPVTIPSPPPPPQLLHQDSFPSINACNSLNTCGKLNRKRSLYDGPDSPTETKYQRLVLD, from the exons ATGGAGAGTCAGAGAGGTCCTCTTCTTAGCTTGGCTTACTTCTGTCAAGGAAAG ACAATGGAAGAGCTTAGGTATTCTCTTTTCTATACGACTATGGAGCTGGAACAGACAAGGATGGCAGTTCAGGAAGAGCTAAGAAAGAGAGATGATCAATTAATTCAACTCAAGGAGTTGCTAAGCAAGGCAATAAGAGAGAGGGATGAAGCACAGGAGAAATGCCAAAGACTTTTTCTTGAGAAACTCCTGCTTCATCAACTGCAGCagcaacaacaacaaaaacagCAAGTTTCTCCTCTCTCTGGAGTTTCTGGCGTTGAGGATGAACGCATAAAAGGAATAGACTCCAACAATGGCTTCTCATCATCTGACTGTGAGGGAAGCATCGTTTCATCCCCTGTTCTTGACCCAACTCAACCACCCCAACTGCCACCACAAGGACTACCACCTCAGTCCATGCCACAAACAACCATGGAGCTTGTGCCTGATAAGCCATTGCCTGAAAAGGGAAAGCTTTTACAGGCAGTGATGAAAGCTGGTCCGCTCTTGCAAACCCTTCTTTTAGCTGGACCACTGCCTCAATGGCGACACCCACCACCACCTCTGGAGTCCTTTGAGATCCCACCTGTGACCATTCCTTCACCACCACCACCCCCACAACTCCTCCACCAAGACTCCTTCCCCAGCATTAACGCTTGCAACTCTCTAAACACCTGTGGTAAATTAAACAGGAAAAGGAGTCTCTATGATGGCCCTGATTCTCCTACAGAAACCAAGTACCAACGATTAGTTCTCGATTGA
- the LOC108485578 gene encoding uncharacterized protein LOC108485578 isoform X2: MEELRYSLFYTTMELEQTRMAVQEELRKRDDQLIQLKELLSKAIRERDEAQEKCQRLFLEKLLLHQLQQQQQQKQQVSPLSGVSGVEDERIKGIDSNNGFSSSDCEGSIVSSPVLDPTQPPQLPPQGLPPQSMPQTTMELVPDKPLPEKGKLLQAVMKAGPLLQTLLLAGPLPQWRHPPPPLESFEIPPVTIPSPPPPPQLLHQDSFPSINACNSLNTCGKLNRKRSLYDGPDSPTETKYQRLVLD, encoded by the coding sequence ATGGAAGAGCTTAGGTATTCTCTTTTCTATACGACTATGGAGCTGGAACAGACAAGGATGGCAGTTCAGGAAGAGCTAAGAAAGAGAGATGATCAATTAATTCAACTCAAGGAGTTGCTAAGCAAGGCAATAAGAGAGAGGGATGAAGCACAGGAGAAATGCCAAAGACTTTTTCTTGAGAAACTCCTGCTTCATCAACTGCAGCagcaacaacaacaaaaacagCAAGTTTCTCCTCTCTCTGGAGTTTCTGGCGTTGAGGATGAACGCATAAAAGGAATAGACTCCAACAATGGCTTCTCATCATCTGACTGTGAGGGAAGCATCGTTTCATCCCCTGTTCTTGACCCAACTCAACCACCCCAACTGCCACCACAAGGACTACCACCTCAGTCCATGCCACAAACAACCATGGAGCTTGTGCCTGATAAGCCATTGCCTGAAAAGGGAAAGCTTTTACAGGCAGTGATGAAAGCTGGTCCGCTCTTGCAAACCCTTCTTTTAGCTGGACCACTGCCTCAATGGCGACACCCACCACCACCTCTGGAGTCCTTTGAGATCCCACCTGTGACCATTCCTTCACCACCACCACCCCCACAACTCCTCCACCAAGACTCCTTCCCCAGCATTAACGCTTGCAACTCTCTAAACACCTGTGGTAAATTAAACAGGAAAAGGAGTCTCTATGATGGCCCTGATTCTCCTACAGAAACCAAGTACCAACGATTAGTTCTCGATTGA